AAAGTCGTGGTGCTCTTCTTCCTGGGCCAGAATTGATTCGAATAACTGGCGGGTGGTAGGATCATGTTCGCGATCAGCCAGATCGATGATCCCCCGGTAATGGTTGATCGCATCCTCTTCCTGTTTCTTGTCCAGTTGAATCATCTCGTGAACGCTCGTTCCGACATTGATTGGACCCGGCTGGGTAGTGGGAATTCCACCCAGATAATTCAATCGGTCAGCGATAGCCTCTGCATGCTTCATTTCCACGATGGATATTTTCCGTAACTCGTCTTTCAGTGTCTCTCCGGTGATGCCTTTTTCCTGAACGTGCTGCCACATATACTGGATACTTACCGCCAATTCCCTGGCAATTGCCTGATTTAACATTTCTTTCAACTTATCTGAAGCCATCCTTCCCTCCTTGTGTGGTTAGAGTTATCTGCCCGAATAAAACTTACTGATTATTTTCTGGTATCATGTATTCGGATGAAATATCGTTTTGTCTCTACCCTGACTGGACAGATCAGGGTAATTTAACTGACAACCGGACTTGCAACCGGGCTTGACGTAAAACTTTTCCTTGGTTATAATTTATTCAGGTAAGAAATCATAGGAGTAAGAAGATGAGTCTGGTAAGAATGTCCACGAAGGGACAGATTGTCATCCCGAAAGTAGTAAGAGAGAAATTGGGGTTAAAACCAAATTCCAGGATCAAATTGGAATTGTTTGAAGACCATGCTGAAATTTCAGCTTTGCCGGATTATGTTCAGGAATTGAGAGGGATATTAAAAGATAAGCCTTCCATGACCGAGGATCTGCTGAGGGAGCACGGAAATGAAGTTAAAGCAGATGAGGGGCTATTAATCAGAGTGCTTCACCAGGAACCTGAGAGCGAAGGGTAAAAAGAGGCTTCGGGAATGAGAAGTTATCTTTTTGATTCCTTTGCTCTCCTCTGTTGGCTTCAGGAAGAGGAAGGATTTAAACTGGTTGACCGGTTTATTCTGGACGCCCAAGCCGGTAAGGTCAATCTTTATCTCAGCATTATCAACCTGGGAGAAATTTACTACCGGATTGCTAAGGTCGCTGGCCTTAAAACTGCCCGTAACGTGCTGGAAAAGATCAGATTTCTTCCTCTTAGGATTATATCCGCTTCGGATAACTTGGTGATGAAAGCTGCTGAACTGAAAGCCCGATATCCTATTGCCTATGCTGATGCCTTTGCTTTAGCTACCGCCCTGGAGCATCAGGCAGTTATTATTACCGGTGACCCTGAATTCAGGGTGATCAAGGAAAAGTTTGAGATTATCTGGATAAGAAGTTATAACGAGTAATAAATTTTTGTCTCCTGCATTTCTTCTGTTTTCACAACCCTTCCATCATGAGCGTCTTAATATTCTTCAATTTATACAAAATATATTGATCTCTTTCCTATTGACTGTATTTAATTTTAACTAATCTCTAATATAATTTACTTTCTATTTTATATTTTTATATTTGACAAATTCTGCTTAAATTTAGTATACTAATTTTTATACAGGCAATATATTGTTTGTTCTGGTTAGTATTTTGGATAATAGCTTTATAAGGAGGAAATCGTGAAAAAGAATTTCGTGTCAACTTTTCTGGTAATATTTGGATTAGTGGCTGGAGAAGCGATATTGGTGATGTTTTACGCTCCCCGCCGGGCCGGAGCTGATAGTCAGAGCATCGCCCGAAATCAGGCCATCATCGAAGGAGTCAACTGGCTGATCGACCGTCAATCAGCAGCAGGCGGGTGGGAGCCTTACTCCCTGGTTATCGGCAATTCTCTGGCTGTCAGGGCTTATGCGGCTGCGCAGGAACGCTTTTCTTCCCCCTGTGCTCTTCTTATCGACAGGCTCAAGAGGCTGCAATCACCTGACGGAAGCTGGGATGAAAATATCACCGGCACTGCTCATGCGGTCTGGGCTTTAATTGAGGCCGGGGAGGACAGAAACTCACTGATCATGCAAAATGCCCTCGGGTGGTTAAGGTCTCAGGCCCGGCGCGATTGTGCGGATATCGGCACGGGAAACACGAAAAATATTTCTTTAACCCTTATCGCTTTACTGAAAGCGGGTGAACCCCGTGATTCTCAGGTGATTGTCGATGGAATAACCTGGTTAAAGGCTAACCAGAATTTCGACGGATTCTGGGGTGCATTTGCCGGTGAATCGAGTGTGGCCTGGGTGAAAGAGGCGGTTATAGCCTTGATTCTGGCTGAATCGGAATCCAGTCCGCAGGTCCGGAAAGCCCTTGAATATCTGCGCGCTCATTATTCGGAATACAGC
The bacterium genome window above contains:
- a CDS encoding ferritin-like domain-containing protein, which codes for MASDKLKEMLNQAIARELAVSIQYMWQHVQEKGITGETLKDELRKISIVEMKHAEAIADRLNYLGGIPTTQPGPINVGTSVHEMIQLDKKQEEDAINHYRGIIDLADREHDPTTRQLFESILAQEEEHHDFFSRVLE
- a CDS encoding type II toxin-antitoxin system VapC family toxin encodes the protein MRSYLFDSFALLCWLQEEEGFKLVDRFILDAQAGKVNLYLSIINLGEIYYRIAKVAGLKTARNVLEKIRFLPLRIISASDNLVMKAAELKARYPIAYADAFALATALEHQAVIITGDPEFRVIKEKFEIIWIRSYNE
- a CDS encoding AbrB/MazE/SpoVT family DNA-binding domain-containing protein translates to MSLVRMSTKGQIVIPKVVREKLGLKPNSRIKLELFEDHAEISALPDYVQELRGILKDKPSMTEDLLREHGNEVKADEGLLIRVLHQEPESEG